In Populus nigra chromosome 1, ddPopNigr1.1, whole genome shotgun sequence, one genomic interval encodes:
- the LOC133673239 gene encoding urease accessory protein D isoform X2, whose amino-acid sequence MERTGKVVVEKVGGKSTVTRCFSKYPLKFIVPCKAGPCKTDSVWIYSLTYGGGIVSGDSISCEFEIGDGCTTVFTTQASTKVYKSVGSKCSAQFLEVLLEQQSISPITERMRGYQVIAMIILLGPKLKHIQSEAQENVKKMMSEQLHIPFTGLSGCAQSNSRHFTKPSFIASCSVFGPKGIGVIVRVAAMTTESVYKFLQHQLVGMEPLIGVLPYH is encoded by the exons atggaaagAACAGGGAAGGTAGTAGTGGAAAAGGTGGGAGGGAAATCAACAGTGACAAGATGCTTCTCTAAGTATCCTCTCAAATTCATCGTTCCCTGTAAG GCGGGTCCTTGTAAAACTGATTCCGTTTGGATTTACTCCCTCACTTATGGCGGTGGCATCGTCTCT GGGGACTCTATATCATGTGAATTTGAAATTGGAGATGGATGCACCACTGTTTTCACAACTCAAGCTTCCACTAag GTCTACAAGTCTGTGGGATCCAAATGTTCTGCACAATTCCTGGAG GTATTATTGGAGCAACAAAGCATTTCTCCTATCACTGAACGCATGAGGGGCTACCAAGTTATTGCAATGATCATACTCTTGGG GCCAAAGCTGAAGCATATTCAAAGTGAAGCTCAAGAAAATGTGAAAAAGATGATGTCTGAGCAATTGCACATTCCTTTCACTGGCTTAAGTGGCTGCGCACAATCAAATTCTAGGCATTTCACCAAACCATCATTTATTGCATCTTGCAGTGTCTTTGGTCCAAag GGAATAGGTGTTATTGTCAGAGTAGCTGCCATGACAACTGAATCTGTATACAAATTCTTACAGCATCAATTGGTTGGCATGGAGCCTCTGATTGGGGTGTTGCCCTATCATTGA
- the LOC133673230 gene encoding UDP-N-acetylglucosamine diphosphorylase 1-like, whose product MREPIETNNGSPPPPQALLERLKDYGQEDAFALWDELSTEERELLFKDIESLDLPRLDRIIRCSLRSQGLPVVAIEPVPENTVSTVEERTIEERERWWKMGLKAISDGKLAVLLLSGGQGTRLGSSDPKGCFNIGLPSGKSLFQLQAERILCVQRLAAQASSEGSGSSVSIHWYVMTSPFTDEATQKFFENHKYFGLEANQVTFFQQGTIPCVSKDGRFIMETPFKVAKAPDGNGGVYSALKYSKLLEDMASRGIKYLDCYGVDNALVRVADPAFLGYFIDKGVAAAAKVVRKAYPQEKVGVFVRRGKGGPLTVVEYSELDQSLASAINQQTGRLRFCWSNVCLHMFTLDFLNQVANGLEKDSVYHLAEKKIPSIHGGTMGLKLEQFIFDAFPYAPSTALFEVPREEEFAPVKNANGSNFDTPESARLLVLRLHTRWVVAAGGFVTHSVPLYATGVEVSPLCSYAGENLEAICRGRTFHAPCEITF is encoded by the exons ATGAGGGAACCAATTGAAACTAACAACGGATCTCCTCCACCTCCACAAGCGTTGCTCGAGAGGCTTAAAGATTATGGCCAGGAAGACGCTTTTGCCCTCTGGGACGAGCTCTCTACTGAAGAGCGAGAACTTCTCTTCAAGGACATCGAG AGCTTAGATCTTCCAAGGTTGGATCGGATAATTCGATGTTCGCTTCGATCTCAAG GGCTACCGGTGGTGGCAATTGAGCCGGTGCCGGAGAATACCGTGTCGACGGTAGAGGAGAGAACAatagaagaaagagagagatggtGGAAGATGGGATTGAAGGCAATCTCTGATGGCAAGCTGGCTGTTTTGCTATTATCTGGCGGCCAG GGGACGAGGCTTGGAAGTTCAGATCCAAAAGGATGTTTCA atATTGGACTTCCATCTGGCAAGTCCCTTTTTCAACTTCAAGCTGAGAGAATTTTGTGCGTCCAAAGACTAGCAGCTCAAGCTTCAAGTGAAG GTTCTGGTAGTTCAGTTTCAATACATTGGTACGTAATGACCAGCCCGTTCACTGATGAAGCCACACAAAAATTTTTCGAAAATCACAAGTACTTTGGCCTTGAAGCTAATCAG GTTACCTTCTTCCAGCAAGGCACCATACCTTGTGTTTCCAAGGATGGTAGATTTATCATGGAGACTCCATTCAAA GTAGCTAAAGCTCCGGATGGGAATGGAGGAGTATATTCAG CActgaaatattcaaaattattagAAGATATGGCCTCAAGAGGGATCAAGTATTTGGACTGCTATGGAGTTGACAATGcactg GTTCGTGTAGCTGATCCAGCTTTTCTGGGATATTTCATTGATAAAGGTGTAGCAGCTGCTGCAAAAGTTGTCCGTAAG GCATACCCCCAAGAAAAGGTTGGTGTTTTTGTAAGGCGTGGTAAAGGTGGACCTCTCACTGTGGTTGAATACAGTGAGCTGGATCAGTCACTTGCTTCTGCAATCAACCAACAAACTGGACGTCTTCGCTTTTGTTGGAGTAAT GTGTGCTTGCACATGTTTActttggattttctaaatcaagTGGCAAATGGCCTCGAGAAAGACAGCGT TTACCATCTAGCTGAGAAAAAAATCCCTTCTATTCATGGTGGTACAATGGGATTGAAACTAGAGCAATTCATATTTGATGCATTCCCATATGCTCCTTCAACTGCTCTTTTTGAG GTACCACGGGAAGAAGAGTTTGCACCTGTAAAAAATGCCAATGGGTCAAATTTTGACACCCCCGAGAGTGCTCGGCTGCTTGTGCTTCGACTACATACTCGCTGGGTAGTTGCTGCAGGCGGCTTTGTAACACATTCAGTGCCTTTATATGCAACTG GTGTGGAGGTATCACCACTTTGCTCTTATGCTGGAGAAAATCTAGAAGCCATATGCCGGGGAAGAACATTTCATGCACCTTGTGAGATTACATTCTAG
- the LOC133673239 gene encoding urease accessory protein D isoform X1 — protein MERTGKVVVEKVGGKSTVTRCFSKYPLKFIVPCKAGPCKTDSVWIYSLTYGGGIVSGDSISCEFEIGDGCTTVFTTQASTKVYKSVGSKCSAQFLEVTVGSDALLAILPDPVTCFSTARYSQKQVFRVLLDSNLVIVDWFTSGRHESGEKWDFDLYKSTNNIFLDDNQPLFLDTVLLEQQSISPITERMRGYQVIAMIILLGPKLKHIQSEAQENVKKMMSEQLHIPFTGLSGCAQSNSRHFTKPSFIASCSVFGPKGIGVIVRVAAMTTESVYKFLQHQLVGMEPLIGVLPYH, from the exons atggaaagAACAGGGAAGGTAGTAGTGGAAAAGGTGGGAGGGAAATCAACAGTGACAAGATGCTTCTCTAAGTATCCTCTCAAATTCATCGTTCCCTGTAAG GCGGGTCCTTGTAAAACTGATTCCGTTTGGATTTACTCCCTCACTTATGGCGGTGGCATCGTCTCT GGGGACTCTATATCATGTGAATTTGAAATTGGAGATGGATGCACCACTGTTTTCACAACTCAAGCTTCCACTAag GTCTACAAGTCTGTGGGATCCAAATGTTCTGCACAATTCCTGGAG GTAACAGTTGGCAGCGATGCTCTTTTGGCTATCCTTCCAGATCCAGTGACCTGTTTTTCAACTGCAAGATACTCTCAAAAACAAGTATTCAGAGTGCTTCTGGACTCCAATTTGGTAATTGTTGATTGGTTTACCAGTGGGCGTCATGAAAGCGGAGAGAAATGGGATTTTGATCTCTATAAGAGCACCAACAACATATTCTTGGATGATAATCAGCCCTTATTTCTAGATACT GTATTATTGGAGCAACAAAGCATTTCTCCTATCACTGAACGCATGAGGGGCTACCAAGTTATTGCAATGATCATACTCTTGGG GCCAAAGCTGAAGCATATTCAAAGTGAAGCTCAAGAAAATGTGAAAAAGATGATGTCTGAGCAATTGCACATTCCTTTCACTGGCTTAAGTGGCTGCGCACAATCAAATTCTAGGCATTTCACCAAACCATCATTTATTGCATCTTGCAGTGTCTTTGGTCCAAag GGAATAGGTGTTATTGTCAGAGTAGCTGCCATGACAACTGAATCTGTATACAAATTCTTACAGCATCAATTGGTTGGCATGGAGCCTCTGATTGGGGTGTTGCCCTATCATTGA